The Bacteroidia bacterium genome contains a region encoding:
- a CDS encoding PAS domain S-box protein has product MLDKLFGNAQNWKEKYEHENKLREQAERLLEKKAEELYLRNQEIENQSTALRNNIEELHAQEEELRQNLEELVAVQDTLVAEKNAIAAAEKRFRSLTESSADAIISINAKHIILTWNKGAEKLFGYTKEEMEGKEIMHIIPDEFKERHIQGVERFLQTRVPHILNKTVEVVGRKKEGVLFPIELTLSTWTEGDAVFFSGIIRDITQRKQNEERIRQANEELHAQEEELRQNLEELASAQDTLIAEKNAIAAAEKRFRAITETSPNAILSMNAQNIVLTWNKGAEKLFGYTKEEMEGKEIMRIIPNEYKEQHIQGVERYLKTRIPKVLNQVVEITGLKKDGTIFPIELILSTWTEGDAVFFSGIIRDITERKIAEERINKTNLELRAQEEELRQNLEELASTQDTLMAEKNAIAAAERRFRSLTESSADAIISTNAQNIVLTWNKGAEKLFGYTKEEMEGKEIMRIIPDEYKEQHIQGVERYLKTRISKILNHPGEIIGLKKDGTTFPLEIIVSTWSEGDLVFFSAIIRDITERRIAKEKLKQKNVELQAQEEELRQSVEELEASNEELLRVHHLLNETNKSLQESERNLETKVQERTQELEKANRVKSEFLANMSHELRTPMNAILGYAQILGQADDLGTKHKEKISIINKSGEHLLHLINSILDLSKIDAGRMELQPAEFDLKATLHQLYDLFRLQCEKKGIEFQFDIVGSVPNFAKADEKKLKQCLINIIGNAIKFTKAGFVKLIVTKETNETVKFLIADSGRGIPADKIAAVLEPFTQVHEHLNTEGGTGLGLAITKKFIEMMGGTLELSSTEGIGTSFWFTIPLEEVSNFETTHLSNAKIIGYQSTKPIKVLIVDDNPVNRSLVIDILSPLGFEYDLAENGIQAIDKAITYSPDIILMDIRMPGMSGIQATEVIRRMELGKIMKIIAVTANAFEQDKKEYFEKGCNGFVAKPYNPTTLLEEMRKMLNIEYLYEETTTPELNKGTASNTVEINLKEIKNHIDIQTLKEFEQALLVGKFEEMKHIITGVADTSPLITTFKIQIMELIKNFDFDTLETQWAEILNS; this is encoded by the coding sequence ACCTTAGAAACCAAGAAATAGAAAATCAGAGCACTGCATTAAGAAATAATATTGAAGAGTTACACGCCCAAGAGGAAGAGCTAAGACAAAACTTAGAAGAGTTAGTAGCTGTTCAGGATACCTTGGTAGCAGAAAAAAATGCAATTGCAGCAGCCGAAAAACGGTTTCGTTCTTTAACCGAATCTTCAGCAGACGCTATAATTTCAATCAATGCAAAACATATTATTTTAACGTGGAATAAAGGCGCAGAAAAACTCTTTGGCTATACCAAAGAAGAAATGGAAGGCAAAGAAATCATGCACATCATCCCTGATGAGTTCAAAGAAAGGCATATTCAAGGAGTTGAAAGATTTCTCCAAACACGCGTTCCCCATATCTTGAACAAAACTGTAGAAGTTGTAGGCAGAAAAAAAGAGGGCGTGCTTTTTCCCATAGAGCTAACACTTTCTACTTGGACGGAAGGAGATGCTGTGTTTTTTAGCGGAATTATTCGGGATATAACCCAAAGAAAACAAAATGAAGAACGGATTCGGCAAGCCAATGAAGAGTTACACGCCCAAGAGGAAGAGCTAAGACAAAACTTAGAAGAGTTAGCCTCAGCCCAAGATACTTTGATAGCAGAAAAAAACGCAATTGCAGCAGCCGAAAAACGCTTTCGCGCCATAACCGAAACCTCTCCCAATGCTATCCTCTCTATGAATGCCCAAAATATTGTTTTAACATGGAATAAAGGCGCAGAAAAACTCTTTGGCTATACCAAAGAAGAAATGGAAGGCAAGGAAATTATGCGCATCATCCCCAATGAATACAAAGAACAACATATACAAGGAGTAGAAAGATATTTAAAAACACGTATCCCTAAGGTTTTAAATCAGGTAGTAGAAATAACAGGTCTAAAAAAAGATGGAACTATTTTCCCGATTGAACTCATTTTATCTACTTGGACGGAAGGAGATGCTGTGTTTTTTAGCGGAATTATTCGGGATATAACCGAACGAAAAATAGCCGAAGAAAGAATTAATAAAACAAATCTGGAATTACGCGCCCAAGAAGAGGAACTAAGACAAAACTTAGAAGAATTAGCCTCAACTCAGGATACTTTAATGGCAGAAAAAAATGCAATTGCGGCAGCCGAAAGGCGGTTTCGATCTTTAACCGAATCTTCAGCAGATGCCATAATCTCTACCAATGCCCAAAATATTGTTTTAACATGGAATAAAGGCGCAGAAAAACTCTTTGGCTATACCAAAGAAGAAATGGAAGGCAAGGAAATTATGCGCATCATTCCCGACGAATACAAAGAACAGCACATCCAAGGAGTAGAAAGATATTTAAAAACACGTATCTCTAAGATATTAAACCACCCAGGAGAAATAATAGGCCTAAAAAAAGATGGAACAACTTTTCCCCTTGAAATCATTGTATCTACTTGGTCTGAAGGAGACTTAGTATTTTTTAGTGCTATTATTCGGGATATAACCGAACGAAGAATAGCCAAAGAAAAACTTAAACAAAAAAACGTGGAATTACAGGCTCAAGAAGAAGAATTAAGACAAAGTGTAGAAGAATTAGAAGCCTCCAACGAAGAATTATTGAGAGTTCATCATTTGCTGAATGAAACCAATAAATCTTTGCAAGAATCTGAACGAAACCTTGAAACCAAAGTGCAAGAACGAACCCAAGAACTGGAAAAAGCAAATCGGGTGAAATCAGAGTTCTTAGCCAATATGAGCCACGAACTAAGAACTCCTATGAACGCCATACTTGGATATGCCCAAATTTTAGGCCAAGCAGATGACTTAGGAACTAAACACAAAGAAAAAATCAGCATCATTAATAAAAGTGGGGAACATTTACTGCATTTAATCAACTCTATTTTAGATTTAAGCAAAATAGATGCCGGCAGAATGGAATTACAACCAGCTGAATTTGACCTCAAAGCTACCCTACACCAGCTGTATGACCTGTTTAGGCTACAATGTGAGAAAAAAGGTATCGAGTTCCAATTTGATATCGTAGGCTCTGTACCCAACTTTGCCAAAGCAGATGAAAAAAAACTAAAGCAGTGCCTGATTAATATTATTGGCAACGCAATTAAATTTACAAAAGCAGGTTTTGTAAAACTCATAGTAACAAAAGAAACAAATGAAACCGTTAAGTTTTTAATTGCAGATTCCGGCAGAGGCATCCCAGCAGATAAAATTGCAGCTGTTTTAGAGCCTTTTACACAAGTGCATGAACACCTAAATACAGAAGGCGGAACCGGTTTAGGCTTAGCAATTACCAAAAAATTTATAGAAATGATGGGCGGAACGTTAGAATTAAGTAGCACCGAAGGTATTGGAACCTCTTTCTGGTTCACAATCCCATTAGAAGAAGTGAGTAATTTTGAAACCACTCATTTATCTAATGCCAAAATCATTGGTTATCAATCTACTAAGCCCATTAAAGTTTTAATTGTAGATGACAACCCCGTCAATCGTTCTTTGGTTATAGATATATTATCACCCTTAGGTTTTGAATACGATTTAGCAGAAAATGGAATCCAAGCTATTGATAAAGCTATAACATATTCTCCCGATATTATCTTGATGGATATTCGGATGCCCGGTATGAGTGGCATTCAGGCAACCGAAGTAATCCGAAGAATGGAATTAGGAAAAATTATGAAAATTATTGCCGTAACAGCCAACGCCTTTGAACAAGATAAAAAGGAATATTTTGAAAAAGGCTGTAACGGATTTGTAGCTAAACCCTACAACCCCACTACCCTGCTGGAAGAAATGAGAAAAATGTTAAACATAGAATATCTCTATGAAGAAACAACAACCCCTGAGTTAAACAAAGGAACAGCCTCTAATACAGTAGAAATCAACCTAAAAGAAATCAAAAATCATATTGATATACAGACACTTAAAGAATTTGAACAAGCATTATTAGTCGGTAAATTTGAAGAAATGAAACATATCATTACCGGAGTTGCAGATACAAGCCCCTTGATTACTACCTTTAAAATCCAAATAATGGAATTAATCAAAAACTTTGATTTTGATACATTAGAAACACAATGGGCAGAAATTTTAAACTCCTAA